The Acidimicrobiia bacterium nucleotide sequence CTTGGAGGGGCCGCGGACGTCGGTGTGGCGCACGCGCAACCCCTCGAAGATCCGCTCGCTCCCGTCGTCCATCCGGACAGGTATCCACACCTGGAGCACGGCCTGGGGGACCTTCAGACGCTCGAGAACCTCGGGATCCGGGTTCACATGCTCGGCGGCCGCCTCCATCGAGGCGATCGCGCCGCTCAGAACGGGGCCTGTCACAGGTGCAACCTAGGACACGGCGCCGTGCCGGCGCGAACATCTACCCGTGCAACCACAGGGATCGGTACGCCTCCACGGAATCCACACATCTCCGGCCGGTTCCCCACACAGCCGCTTCCTTATGCTGATGCGGTGCCCGTGATGACACCTCCGAAGCCCCGCGACGCGACCACCTCGCCGTCGGGCGCCGCACCGCCGAAGGGCGCCACGGTGCTCGTCGTGGAGGACGAGACCGCCATCGCCGCGGCCGTCGCCGCCCGGCTCCGCAGTGAGGGCTACACCGCGGAGGTGGCCCACGACGGCCCCACCGCCGTGGCGCGCTGCGAGGAGATGGTGCCCGACCTCGTGGTGCTCGATCTCATGCTCCCGGGAATCGACGGGCTCGAGGTGTGCCGGCGCATCCAGGCGCAGCGCCCCGTGCCCGTCCTGATGCTCACGGCCAAGGACTCCGAGACCGACAAGATCGTCGGCCTGGGTGTCGGTGCCGACGACTACGTCACGAAGCCCTTCAGTACGCGCGAGCTCGTGGCCCGCGTCGGCGCCATTCTCCGTCGTGTGGAACGCAGCGCCACCGACGGGGGCGGGCCTGAACCACGCGTGCGGATCGGAGCACTCGAGCTCGACCGCGAGAGCCGGCGCGTGCACCGCGACGGCACCGAGATCCACCTCACACCCACTGAGTTCGACCTGCTCGCGGTCCTCGCGGAACGCCCCGAGCGCGTCTACTCACGCCGCGAGCTCCTGGCCGACGTGTGGGGCTATCCGGAGGGCACCGGCGAGCGCACCGTCGACTCCCACGTCCGGGCACTGCGCGCCAAGGTGGGTGCCGACGTCGTGCGGACCGTGCACGGCGTCGGGTACGCCCTCGCCGAGCCCGAGCCCGAGCCCGAGCCGGGGTCCGGGTCCGGGTCCGAAGACGACGCCACACCGGACGTCGCGCCGTGAGACCGCTCGACCAGGTCCCCTACTTCAAGCTGCGCCTCGGCGCTGTGATCCTGGCCGCCGTCGGCACCACCGTCGTCGTCTTCTGGGCGGGTGTCCACACGGGCCTGTGGCCGTCGGTCAGCGGCGTGCTCGCCGGCTCACTGGCGCTCGCGGTCGTGTGGTTCCTCACCCGCGGCATGACCTCCCCGCTGCGTGAGATGGCGGCAGCGTCCGAGGCCATGGCGCGCCACGACTACTCGCAGCGCGTCCGCGTCACCTCTGCCGACGAGATCGGGCGCCTCGCCAACGCCTTCAACAACATGGCCGACGAGCTCGCCGAGAACGACCGCGTACGCCGCGAGATCGTCGCCAACGTCTCGCACGAGCTGCGCACGCCGATCACCGCTCTCCAGGCGTCGCTGGAGAACATCGTCGACGGCGTGGAGTCGCCCGACCCCGAGAAGCTCGACACAATGCTCCGGCAGGTCGAGCGCCTGGGTCGCCTGGTCACCCAGCTCCTCGACCTGTCCCGTCTCGAGTCGGGTGCGGTTCCACTGGAGTGCCGGGAGTTCGAAGTGGAGCCGATGCTCACCGACGCGGCACGTGAATCGGAGCTGCACGCCCCGAACACCGAGATCAGGGTGCGGGTCGACAGCGCCGGGCTGGCCGCTGACGGCGACCCCGAGAGGATCCACCAGGTCGTCGCCAACCTCCTCGAGAACGCGGTCCGGTTCACCCCCGACGGAGGGCTGGTCGAGGTACGGGCACGCCGGGCACCCGACAACGTCGTGATCGAGGTCGCCGACGAGGGACCCGGCATTCCCGAGACGGAACGTGGCAAGGTGTTCGAGCGTTTCTACAGGGCCGACCCGGCCCGGGCGGTCGACGGCGGTGGCGCCGGCCTCGGCCTGGCGATCGCACAGTGGATCGTCGACCTGCACGGCGGGCGTATCCACCCCGAGGACCGGGAGCCGCGGGGATGCCGAATGGTG carries:
- a CDS encoding ATP-binding protein codes for the protein MRPLDQVPYFKLRLGAVILAAVGTTVVVFWAGVHTGLWPSVSGVLAGSLALAVVWFLTRGMTSPLREMAAASEAMARHDYSQRVRVTSADEIGRLANAFNNMADELAENDRVRREIVANVSHELRTPITALQASLENIVDGVESPDPEKLDTMLRQVERLGRLVTQLLDLSRLESGAVPLECREFEVEPMLTDAARESELHAPNTEIRVRVDSAGLAADGDPERIHQVVANLLENAVRFTPDGGLVEVRARRAPDNVVIEVADEGPGIPETERGKVFERFYRADPARAVDGGGAGLGLAIAQWIVDLHGGRIHPEDREPRGCRMVVELPASQRRDAAESAQRGE
- a CDS encoding response regulator transcription factor, whose product is MTPPKPRDATTSPSGAAPPKGATVLVVEDETAIAAAVAARLRSEGYTAEVAHDGPTAVARCEEMVPDLVVLDLMLPGIDGLEVCRRIQAQRPVPVLMLTAKDSETDKIVGLGVGADDYVTKPFSTRELVARVGAILRRVERSATDGGGPEPRVRIGALELDRESRRVHRDGTEIHLTPTEFDLLAVLAERPERVYSRRELLADVWGYPEGTGERTVDSHVRALRAKVGADVVRTVHGVGYALAEPEPEPEPGSGSGSEDDATPDVAP